Proteins found in one Plasmodium gaboni strain SY75 chromosome 13, whole genome shotgun sequence genomic segment:
- a CDS encoding signal peptidase 21 kDa subunit, whose translation MDFIKEQYNSLVLDLRKTFRNKRDGISHILNVICLLLNALMIWKLLVVFTGCESPVVVVLSGSMEPGYYRGDTLALYNPPKIHAGDVVVYQINGRDIPIVHRILSLHTSKDNKFHLLSKGDNNNIDDRGLYDPHQYWLENEHVLGLSVGYTPYIGILTIWINEYPVVKWAIVSIMLIMILLGYE comes from the exons ATAATTCATTAGTACTAGATCTTAGAAAGACATTTAGAAATAAAAGAGATGGAATATCTCACATTTTAAATgtaatatgtttattacTTAACGCATTGATGATATGGAAACTTTTAGTAGTATTCACAg GATGTGAATCACCTGTTGTTGTTGTATTAAGTGGAAGTATGGAGCCAGGGTATTATCGAGGTGACACCTTGGCATTGTATAATCCTCCAAAAATACATGCGGGGGATGTAGTTgtatatcaaataaatgGAAGAGATATTCCAATTGTTCACAGGATATTAAGTTTACATACATcaaaagataataaatttCACTTATTATCAAAGggtgataataataatattgatgaTAGAGGTTTATATGATCCACACCAATACTGGCTAGAAAATGAGCATGTCTTAGGTCTTTCTGTTGGTTACACACCATATATTGGTATATTAACCATATGGATAAATGAATATCCAGTAGTTAAATGGGCGATTGTTTCAATAATgttaataatgatattacttggatatgaataa